Proteins from a genomic interval of Piscinibacter sp. HJYY11:
- a CDS encoding ABC transporter substrate-binding protein, translating to MNPNRRTMLAMAATLALGAHGVSFAAKKLVIGFSQTGAESEWRTANTESIKQAAKDAGVELKFSDAQQKQENQIKALRSFIAQKVDVIILAPLVTTGWDTVLMEAKRAKIPVILESRNVEVKDTSTWTTFVGSDFVEEGRRAARWLLDHTKSTQGDVNIVELQGTVGSDPANDRKKGFEEVIKGNPRYKIIRSQTGDFTRAKGKEVMEAFLKAEGRKINVLYAHNDDMAIGAIQAIEEAGLKPAKDILVIGVDAVKGAFEAMIAGKMNVSVECSPLLGPQLMEAAKKAAAGEPLPRWIKTIEGVFPAEVAAKEFPNRKY from the coding sequence TTGAACCCGAATCGCCGCACCATGCTGGCGATGGCGGCCACCCTGGCCCTGGGCGCGCACGGCGTGTCGTTCGCGGCCAAGAAACTCGTGATCGGCTTCTCGCAGACCGGCGCCGAGAGCGAATGGCGCACGGCCAACACCGAGTCCATCAAGCAGGCGGCGAAAGACGCCGGCGTGGAGCTCAAGTTCTCGGACGCGCAGCAGAAGCAGGAGAACCAGATCAAGGCGCTGCGCAGCTTCATCGCGCAGAAGGTTGACGTGATCATCCTCGCGCCGCTCGTCACCACGGGGTGGGACACGGTGCTGATGGAGGCGAAGCGCGCCAAGATCCCGGTGATCCTGGAAAGCCGCAACGTCGAGGTGAAGGACACCTCCACCTGGACCACCTTCGTCGGATCCGACTTCGTGGAAGAGGGCCGCCGCGCGGCGCGCTGGCTGCTCGATCACACCAAGTCGACGCAGGGCGACGTCAACATCGTCGAGCTGCAGGGCACGGTGGGCTCCGACCCGGCGAACGACCGCAAGAAGGGCTTCGAGGAGGTGATCAAGGGCAACCCGCGGTACAAGATCATCCGTTCGCAGACCGGCGACTTCACCCGTGCCAAGGGCAAGGAGGTGATGGAAGCCTTCCTGAAGGCGGAGGGGCGCAAGATCAACGTGCTCTACGCGCACAACGACGACATGGCGATCGGTGCCATCCAGGCCATCGAGGAAGCGGGTCTCAAGCCCGCGAAGGACATCCTCGTGATCGGCGTCGACGCGGTGAAGGGCGCCTTCGAGGCCATGATCGCCGGCAAGATGAACGTGAGCGTGGAATGCAGCCCGCTGCTCGGCCCGCAGCTGATGGAAGCGGCGAAGAAGGCTGCGGCCGGCGAGCCGCTGCCGCGATGGATCAAGACGATCGAGGGCGTGTTTCCCGCCGAGGTGGCGGCCAAGGAATTCCCGAACCGCAAGTACTGA
- a CDS encoding sulfite oxidase heme-binding subunit YedZ produces MPAGRSPWLHPAAKPLLFVVCALPFAWLLYGAFANTLGPNPAEALIRGTGDWTLRFLCITLAVTPLRVMTKQPALARFRRMLGLYAFFYGVLHFLSYGWLDMGFDVEAIARDIPKRPFALVGFLALLLMVPLAATSFNRAIKALGAKRWQWLHKLVYGVVLLGLLHFFWMRASKNNLAEVGVYAVVIALLLGWRVIHTLGRKKAG; encoded by the coding sequence ATGCCCGCTGGTCGTTCACCCTGGCTGCACCCTGCAGCCAAGCCGCTGCTGTTCGTCGTCTGCGCCCTGCCCTTCGCCTGGCTGCTCTACGGCGCCTTCGCCAACACGCTCGGCCCCAACCCGGCCGAAGCACTGATCCGCGGCACCGGCGACTGGACGCTGCGCTTCCTGTGCATCACGCTGGCCGTCACGCCACTGCGTGTGATGACGAAGCAACCGGCGCTCGCGCGCTTTCGCCGCATGCTGGGGCTCTATGCCTTCTTCTACGGCGTGCTGCACTTCCTGTCGTACGGCTGGCTCGACATGGGCTTCGACGTCGAGGCGATCGCACGCGACATCCCCAAGCGCCCGTTCGCGCTCGTCGGCTTCCTCGCGCTCCTGCTGATGGTGCCGCTCGCCGCCACCTCGTTCAACCGTGCAATCAAGGCGCTGGGGGCGAAGCGCTGGCAATGGCTGCACAAGCTCGTCTATGGGGTCGTGCTGCTCGGGCTGCTGCACTTCTTCTGGATGCGGGCCTCGAAGAACAACCTCGCCGAGGTCGGCGTCTACGCCGTGGTCATCGCGCTGCTGCTCGGCTGGCGTGTCATCCACACGCTGGGGCGCAAAAAAGCGGGCTGA
- the msrP gene encoding protein-methionine-sulfoxide reductase catalytic subunit MsrP: protein MHFRPDRGFNHKIASEITPRDVYERRRELLKLIAIGGGGMALAAWAARDAHAQTARPGKLAALPGARSTIAGGVTMDKLTPYNDVTSYNNFYEFGTGKGDPVKNAQKFKTRPWTVAVEGEVKKPKVYDLDELLKLAPMEERIYRLRCVEGWSMVIPWVGYSMSELIKRVEPTGNAKFVEFTTLADEKQMPYLGSNVLAWPYVEALRLDEAMHPLTLMAFGLYGEVLPNQNGAPLRIAIPWKYGFKSGKSIVKIRFTEKQPTTSWNLAAAQEYGFYSNVNPKVDHPRWSQATERRIGEDGVFAKKRPTLMFNGYEAQVGQLYAGMNLVKNY, encoded by the coding sequence ATGCATTTCCGCCCCGACCGAGGCTTCAACCACAAGATTGCCTCCGAGATCACCCCCCGTGACGTCTACGAGCGCCGCCGCGAGCTGCTCAAGCTGATCGCCATCGGCGGCGGCGGCATGGCGCTCGCCGCCTGGGCCGCACGCGACGCCCACGCCCAGACCGCGCGCCCCGGCAAGCTGGCCGCCCTGCCCGGCGCCCGCAGCACCATCGCCGGCGGCGTGACCATGGACAAGCTCACCCCCTACAACGACGTGACCAGCTACAACAACTTCTACGAGTTCGGCACGGGCAAGGGCGACCCGGTGAAAAACGCGCAGAAGTTCAAGACCCGCCCCTGGACGGTGGCCGTCGAAGGCGAGGTGAAGAAGCCCAAGGTCTATGACCTCGACGAGCTGCTCAAGCTCGCGCCGATGGAAGAGCGCATCTACCGCCTGCGCTGCGTCGAGGGCTGGTCGATGGTGATCCCGTGGGTGGGCTACTCGATGTCTGAGCTCATCAAGCGTGTGGAGCCCACCGGCAATGCGAAGTTTGTCGAGTTCACCACGCTCGCCGACGAGAAGCAGATGCCCTACCTCGGCTCCAACGTGCTCGCCTGGCCTTACGTCGAAGCCCTGCGCCTCGACGAAGCCATGCACCCGCTCACGCTGATGGCCTTCGGCCTCTACGGCGAGGTGCTGCCCAACCAGAACGGCGCCCCGCTGCGCATCGCGATTCCCTGGAAGTACGGCTTCAAGAGCGGCAAGTCCATCGTGAAGATCCGCTTCACCGAGAAGCAGCCCACCACCTCGTGGAACCTCGCCGCGGCGCAGGAGTACGGCTTCTATTCCAACGTGAACCCCAAGGTGGACCACCCGCGCTGGAGCCAGGCCACCGAGCGGCGCATCGGCGAAGACGGCGTGTTCGCTAAGAAGCGGCCGACGCTGATGTTCAACGGCTACGAAGCACAGGTGGGGCAGCTCTACGCCGGCATGAACCTGGTCAAGAACTACTGA
- a CDS encoding cytochrome c: protein MKPFATLSSLLIACAAVASFAPALAATPAAPAKPDIAKGQELSTKVCAACHTADGSRGAPANPIISGQHPEYIVKQLAEFKAGKRANPVMQGMAAPLSEADMKNVAAFYAGVQPKPGFAKSKDTVALGEKIYRGGIAERNVPACSGCHGPTGSGIPSTYPRLRGQHGDYTEAQLKAFRDGGRKNSPIMTGVVAKMNDKELKAVSDYIAGMR from the coding sequence ATGAAGCCCTTCGCCACCTTGTCCTCGTTGCTGATTGCTTGTGCTGCCGTTGCCTCGTTTGCGCCCGCCCTGGCCGCGACCCCGGCAGCCCCTGCCAAGCCCGATATCGCCAAGGGCCAGGAGCTTTCCACCAAGGTCTGTGCCGCCTGCCACACCGCCGACGGCTCGCGCGGCGCCCCGGCCAACCCCATCATCAGCGGCCAGCACCCCGAATACATCGTCAAGCAGCTGGCCGAGTTCAAGGCCGGCAAGCGCGCCAACCCCGTGATGCAAGGCATGGCCGCCCCGCTGAGCGAAGCCGACATGAAGAACGTCGCCGCCTTCTATGCCGGCGTGCAGCCCAAGCCCGGTTTCGCCAAGAGCAAGGACACCGTCGCCCTGGGCGAGAAGATCTACCGCGGCGGCATCGCCGAGCGCAACGTGCCGGCCTGCTCGGGCTGCCACGGCCCCACGGGCAGCGGCATTCCGTCCACCTACCCGCGTCTGCGCGGTCAGCATGGCGACTACACCGAAGCCCAGCTCAAGGCCTTCCGTGACGGTGGCCGCAAAAACAGCCCCATCATGACAGGCGTGGTCGCAAAGATGAACGACAAGGAACTGAAGGCCGTGTCGGACTACATCGCCGGCATGCGCTGA
- the yihA gene encoding ribosome biogenesis GTP-binding protein YihA/YsxC produces MTEQNNSNPSVVAPEDAEKAALAWTHTARFLTTASQLHQLPATELPEIAFVGRSNAGKSTAINTLTQQKRLAFASKTPGRTQHINLFELGPKTAPDALFADLPGYGYAAVAKDAKRRWQKVMADYLELRRSLSGVVLMVDSRLGFTDLDRQLLEFVASRVGNGSVKLLVLLTKADKLNRREANDALAAAQAVLGEISTDEADVSMSLFSALKKSGVGDAACVLFDWVHDGVDAG; encoded by the coding sequence ATGACCGAACAAAACAATTCCAACCCTTCGGTCGTCGCGCCCGAGGACGCCGAAAAGGCCGCGCTGGCCTGGACGCACACCGCTCGATTCCTCACGACCGCGAGCCAGCTGCACCAGCTGCCCGCCACCGAGCTGCCCGAGATCGCCTTCGTCGGCCGCTCGAATGCCGGCAAGTCGACCGCGATCAACACGCTGACGCAGCAGAAGCGGCTAGCGTTTGCCTCCAAGACGCCCGGCCGCACGCAGCACATCAATCTTTTCGAACTGGGGCCGAAGACGGCGCCCGACGCCTTGTTCGCCGACCTGCCCGGCTATGGGTACGCCGCAGTGGCCAAGGACGCCAAACGGCGCTGGCAGAAGGTCATGGCCGACTACCTGGAGCTGCGGCGCAGCCTCTCCGGCGTGGTGCTGATGGTCGACTCGCGCCTCGGGTTCACCGACCTCGACCGCCAGCTGCTGGAGTTCGTCGCATCGCGCGTGGGCAATGGCTCGGTGAAGCTGCTGGTGCTCCTGACCAAGGCCGACAAGCTCAATCGCCGCGAAGCCAACGATGCCCTGGCCGCCGCGCAGGCGGTGCTGGGCGAGATCTCCACCGACGAAGCCGACGTGAGCATGTCGCTCTTCTCGGCGCTGAAGAAATCGGGCGTGGGCGATGCGGCCTGCGTTCTCTTCGACTGGGTGCACGACGGGGTGGACGCGGGCTGA
- a CDS encoding DUF1631 family protein, translating into MSVPPLLQRFVDDELHRAADLISRTCSATLEQLRQPRDHLLTSSERQHYFELVQVLQSQQGVYQKAFVETLRRLVLADMGPATQAEAGNVRPSGLQLMDETRVESDIEISRAIQQIDSAAEWELRELQTFTSTLRGQPHVTAESNPLRPQSYARALWEAGTALPITAVQQSILLRVAATVMGGLLRTAFAAASSRLEAQGIEPGIYRTVVIAPGAGRDAPPEMDVTRPGALDGLMRSMPGGGDAGPITGNEPKRRVLPTTTPALEQALLRVEELLRRMPTGDAAAVAASPPPLRLAQHRAALMATAGETVDRQIIELLSRLFETILSDRSLSTPLQGAIARLQVSALRIALLDPSMLDAYDHPVWQLLDRIVTAATTYPHPYDTRLIALQDFCDKLVQQMAAAPQQDSALYRHSLGRLDAFLADQLRRQQRDAEPNVEALVRAEQAEALQRTLAGRLVEQMTQVPASPTLRRFITGTWSHVLTQSVQQHGDQSPQTTGYLKTVDELLWSLKLPDHPKSRQRLLELLPGLLQRLRDGMALVQLPPAEQQAVFDELMKVHSEALRPGTRAAQARKPDEQLTPEEIVQRMREEPQPELPEPDPLDGSAFSDSLIDLASLETVPAALMDSTEPGSSADEARQWVQRMALGERYRLFLHGAWTCVQLLWRSDQGHFFLFAGELPQQTHSVSLRALERLRAEKLLRPLHEQPLIQRAVDGLLLNLARPI; encoded by the coding sequence ATGTCCGTCCCCCCGCTTCTCCAGCGCTTCGTCGACGACGAACTCCACCGCGCCGCGGACCTCATCTCCCGAACTTGCAGCGCCACGCTCGAGCAGCTGCGCCAGCCCCGCGACCACCTGCTCACCAGCAGCGAGCGGCAGCACTATTTCGAGCTGGTGCAGGTGCTGCAGTCGCAGCAAGGCGTCTACCAGAAGGCCTTCGTCGAAACCCTGCGCCGCCTGGTGCTGGCCGACATGGGGCCGGCGACGCAGGCCGAGGCCGGCAACGTCCGCCCCAGCGGGCTGCAGCTGATGGACGAGACCCGCGTCGAGTCCGACATCGAGATCTCGCGCGCCATCCAGCAGATCGACAGTGCCGCGGAATGGGAGCTGCGCGAGCTGCAGACCTTCACCTCCACGCTGCGCGGGCAGCCGCACGTCACGGCCGAGTCCAACCCCTTGCGGCCGCAGTCATATGCACGGGCCTTGTGGGAGGCGGGCACTGCGCTCCCGATCACGGCGGTGCAGCAGAGCATCCTGCTGCGGGTGGCCGCCACGGTCATGGGCGGACTGCTGCGCACCGCCTTTGCGGCCGCCAGCAGCCGGCTCGAAGCGCAAGGCATCGAGCCCGGCATCTACCGCACCGTGGTGATCGCGCCCGGCGCAGGCCGCGACGCACCGCCCGAGATGGACGTCACCCGCCCGGGCGCGCTCGACGGCCTCATGCGCAGCATGCCCGGTGGCGGTGACGCCGGCCCCATCACCGGCAACGAACCCAAGCGGCGCGTCCTGCCCACCACCACCCCGGCGCTCGAGCAGGCGCTGTTGCGGGTCGAGGAACTGCTGCGCCGCATGCCCACCGGCGACGCCGCCGCCGTGGCGGCCTCGCCGCCCCCGCTGCGCCTGGCCCAGCACCGCGCCGCGCTGATGGCCACGGCCGGCGAGACCGTCGACCGGCAGATCATCGAGCTGCTGTCGCGCCTGTTCGAGACCATCCTCTCCGACCGCAGCCTCTCCACGCCGCTGCAAGGTGCGATCGCCCGGCTGCAGGTGTCGGCCCTGCGGATCGCGCTGCTCGACCCGAGCATGCTCGACGCCTACGACCACCCGGTGTGGCAGCTGCTCGACCGCATCGTCACCGCGGCCACCACCTACCCGCACCCGTACGACACCCGCCTGATCGCGTTGCAGGACTTCTGCGACAAGCTGGTGCAGCAGATGGCCGCCGCACCCCAGCAGGACAGCGCCCTCTACCGCCACAGCCTGGGCCGGCTCGACGCCTTCCTCGCCGACCAGTTGCGCCGCCAGCAGCGCGATGCCGAGCCCAATGTCGAGGCCCTCGTGCGTGCCGAGCAGGCCGAGGCCTTGCAACGCACGCTCGCCGGCCGACTGGTCGAGCAGATGACCCAGGTGCCGGCGAGCCCGACGCTGCGCCGGTTCATCACGGGAACTTGGTCGCATGTGCTGACCCAATCGGTGCAACAGCACGGCGACCAGAGCCCGCAAACCACGGGTTACCTCAAGACCGTCGACGAGTTGCTGTGGAGCTTGAAGCTGCCCGACCACCCCAAAAGCCGCCAGCGCCTGCTCGAGCTGCTGCCTGGCCTGCTACAGCGCTTGCGCGACGGCATGGCCCTCGTGCAGCTGCCGCCGGCCGAGCAGCAGGCGGTGTTCGATGAGCTGATGAAGGTCCATTCCGAGGCCCTGCGGCCGGGCACACGCGCGGCGCAGGCGCGCAAGCCCGACGAGCAGCTGACGCCGGAAGAGATCGTGCAGCGCATGCGCGAGGAGCCGCAGCCGGAGCTGCCCGAGCCGGACCCGCTCGACGGCTCCGCCTTCAGCGACTCGCTGATCGACCTTGCTTCATTGGAAACCGTGCCCGCCGCGCTGATGGACAGCACCGAGCCCGGCTCCTCCGCCGACGAAGCCAGGCAATGGGTGCAGCGCATGGCGCTCGGCGAGCGCTACCGGCTCTTCCTCCACGGCGCCTGGACCTGCGTGCAGCTGCTCTGGCGCAGCGACCAGGGCCACTTCTTCCTCTTCGCGGGGGAGCTTCCGCAGCAGACGCATTCGGTCAGCCTGCGCGCGCTGGAGCGCCTGCGCGCCGAAAAGCTCTTGCGTCCGCTGCACGAGCAACCGCTGATCCAGCGCGCGGTCGACGGCCTTCTGCTCAACCTCGCACGGCCGATCTGA
- the groL gene encoding chaperonin GroEL (60 kDa chaperone family; promotes refolding of misfolded polypeptides especially under stressful conditions; forms two stacked rings of heptamers to form a barrel-shaped 14mer; ends can be capped by GroES; misfolded proteins enter the barrel where they are refolded when GroES binds), producing MAAKDVVFGGEARARMVEGVNILANAVKVTLGPKGRNVVLERSFGAPTVTKDGVSVAKEIELKDKLQNMGAQMVKEVASKTSDNAGDGTTTATVLAQAIVREGMKYVAAGMNPMDLKRGIDKAVTALVEQLKKASKATTTSKEIAQVGSISANSDESIGKIIADAMDKVGKEGVITVEDGKSLDSELEVVEGMQFDRGYLSPYFINNPEKQAALLDNPFVLLYDKKVSNIRDLLPTLEQVAKAGRPLLIIAEEVEGEALATLVVNTIRGILKVVAVKAPGFGDRRKAMLEDIAILTGGKVIAEEVGLTLEKVTLADLGQAKRVEVGKENTTIIDGAGAPADIEARVKQIRVQIEEATSDYDREKLQERVAKLAGGVAVIKVGAATEVEMKEKKARVEDALHATRAAVEEGIVAGGGVALLRARQAAGTIKGDNADQEAGVKLILKAIEAPLREIVANAGGEPSVVINAVLNGKGNYGFNAANDTYGDMIEMGILDPTKVTRTALQNAASVASLMLTTEAMVAESPKDDAPAAGGGMGGMGGMGGMGMDM from the coding sequence ATGGCAGCAAAAGACGTGGTCTTCGGCGGTGAAGCCCGTGCCCGCATGGTCGAAGGCGTGAACATCCTGGCCAACGCGGTCAAGGTGACCCTGGGCCCCAAGGGCCGCAACGTGGTGCTCGAGCGCTCCTTCGGCGCGCCCACCGTCACCAAGGACGGTGTGTCGGTCGCCAAGGAAATCGAGCTCAAGGACAAGCTTCAGAACATGGGCGCCCAGATGGTCAAGGAAGTCGCTTCCAAGACCAGCGACAACGCCGGTGACGGCACCACCACCGCGACCGTGCTGGCCCAGGCCATCGTGCGCGAAGGCATGAAGTACGTGGCCGCCGGCATGAACCCGATGGACCTGAAGCGCGGCATCGACAAGGCGGTGACCGCCCTGGTCGAGCAGCTGAAGAAGGCTTCGAAGGCCACCACCACCAGCAAGGAAATCGCCCAGGTCGGCTCGATCTCCGCCAACAGCGACGAGTCCATCGGCAAGATCATTGCCGACGCGATGGACAAGGTCGGCAAGGAAGGCGTGATCACGGTCGAAGACGGCAAGTCGCTCGACAGCGAACTCGAAGTCGTCGAAGGCATGCAGTTCGATCGCGGCTACCTGTCGCCCTACTTCATCAACAACCCCGAGAAGCAGGCCGCCCTGCTCGACAACCCCTTCGTCTTGCTCTACGACAAGAAGGTCAGCAACATCCGTGACCTGCTGCCCACGCTGGAGCAAGTCGCCAAGGCCGGCCGTCCGCTGCTGATCATTGCCGAAGAAGTCGAAGGCGAAGCGCTGGCCACCTTGGTGGTCAACACCATCCGCGGCATCCTGAAGGTCGTGGCCGTCAAGGCCCCTGGCTTCGGCGACCGCCGCAAGGCCATGCTGGAAGACATCGCCATCCTGACCGGCGGCAAGGTCATCGCCGAAGAAGTCGGCCTGACGCTTGAGAAGGTCACGCTGGCCGACCTCGGCCAGGCCAAGCGCGTCGAAGTGGGCAAGGAAAACACCACCATCATCGACGGCGCCGGCGCCCCTGCCGACATCGAAGCCCGCGTCAAGCAGATCCGCGTGCAGATCGAAGAAGCCACCAGCGACTACGACCGCGAGAAGCTGCAAGAGCGCGTCGCCAAGCTGGCTGGCGGTGTGGCCGTCATCAAGGTCGGTGCGGCCACCGAAGTCGAGATGAAGGAAAAGAAGGCCCGCGTCGAAGACGCCCTGCACGCCACCCGCGCTGCCGTGGAAGAAGGCATCGTCGCCGGTGGCGGCGTGGCCCTGCTGCGTGCTCGCCAGGCGGCCGGCACCATCAAGGGTGACAACGCCGACCAGGAAGCCGGCGTCAAGCTGATCCTGAAGGCCATCGAAGCCCCGCTTCGCGAGATCGTCGCCAACGCTGGTGGCGAGCCGAGCGTGGTGATCAATGCCGTGCTGAACGGCAAGGGCAACTACGGCTTCAATGCCGCCAACGACACCTACGGCGACATGATCGAGATGGGCATTCTCGACCCGACCAAGGTGACCCGCACTGCGCTGCAAAACGCCGCGTCGGTCGCTTCGCTGATGCTGACGACCGAAGCCATGGTCGCCGAGTCCCCGAAGGACGACGCACCGGCCGCCGGCGGTGGCATGGGCGGGATGGGTGGCATGGGCGGCATGGGCATGGACATGTAA
- the groES gene encoding co-chaperone GroES, which produces MKLRPLHDRVIVKRLENETKTASGIVIPDNAAEKPDQGEVLAVGPGKRNEKGDFVALNIKVGDRVLFGKYSGQTVKVDGDELLVMREEDLFAVVEK; this is translated from the coding sequence ATGAAACTTCGTCCGTTGCACGATCGCGTGATCGTCAAGCGCCTGGAAAACGAAACCAAGACCGCCTCGGGCATCGTGATCCCCGACAACGCCGCCGAGAAGCCCGACCAGGGCGAAGTGCTGGCCGTCGGCCCCGGCAAGCGCAACGAGAAGGGCGACTTCGTGGCCCTGAACATCAAGGTGGGCGACCGCGTCCTGTTCGGCAAGTACAGCGGCCAGACCGTCAAGGTCGATGGCGACGAGCTCCTGGTGATGCGCGAGGAAGACCTCTTCGCCGTGGTCGAGAAGTAA
- a CDS encoding DNA gyrase inhibitor YacG yields MSSDTPSSSAKRRIVTCPTCGGESVYSPENAYRPFCSERCKNVDFGAWASESYRVPARPPAPGEPGEDLPAEPGATPRLPS; encoded by the coding sequence ATGAGTTCCGACACGCCTTCTTCTTCGGCGAAGCGCCGAATCGTCACCTGCCCGACCTGCGGCGGCGAAAGCGTCTATTCCCCTGAAAATGCCTACCGGCCTTTTTGCAGCGAGCGCTGCAAGAACGTCGACTTCGGCGCTTGGGCCAGCGAAAGCTACCGTGTGCCCGCCCGCCCGCCCGCGCCTGGTGAGCCGGGGGAGGACCTCCCGGCCGAACCCGGGGCGACGCCTCGCCTGCCCTCTTGA
- the zapD gene encoding cell division protein ZapD: MILYEYPFNESIRTMLRLEHLFDRLGRLMPRDETVDHHYALATLFEIMDVASRADLKSDLLKDLERQRSQLNSYRGNPSVSDAMLDQVIGTIDHAFNGLNQLPGKAGHALTSNEWLMSVRSRISIPGGTCEFDLPAYYAWQQQPPARRRADLNQWVSTLMSLAEALKVLLSLLRDAGTPHKVVTQGGQFQQSLPAGRVFNLLRLRIDPAAQLIPEISGHRLMVLVRLMRQDAEGRLKPAGVDTSFELTLCS; the protein is encoded by the coding sequence TTGATCCTCTACGAGTACCCCTTCAACGAAAGCATCCGCACCATGCTGCGGCTCGAACACCTGTTCGACCGGCTGGGCCGCCTGATGCCGCGTGACGAGACGGTCGACCACCACTACGCGCTCGCCACGTTGTTCGAGATCATGGACGTCGCCTCGCGCGCCGATCTCAAATCCGATCTGCTCAAAGACCTCGAGCGCCAGCGCAGCCAGCTCAACAGCTACCGCGGCAACCCGTCCGTGTCCGACGCCATGCTCGATCAGGTCATCGGCACGATCGACCACGCCTTCAACGGTCTCAATCAACTGCCCGGCAAGGCCGGACACGCGCTCACCAGCAACGAATGGCTGATGAGCGTGCGCAGCCGCATCAGCATTCCCGGCGGCACCTGCGAGTTCGACCTGCCGGCCTACTACGCCTGGCAACAACAGCCCCCGGCCCGCCGCCGTGCCGACCTCAACCAGTGGGTGAGCACCTTGATGTCCCTGGCGGAAGCCTTGAAGGTCCTCCTGAGCCTGCTGCGTGACGCGGGCACGCCGCACAAGGTCGTGACGCAAGGCGGCCAGTTCCAGCAGAGCCTGCCTGCCGGCCGCGTGTTCAATCTGCTGCGCCTGCGCATCGATCCGGCTGCGCAGCTGATTCCCGAGATCAGCGGCCACCGCCTGATGGTGCTGGTGCGCCTGATGCGGCAGGACGCCGAAGGTCGCTTGAAACCCGCCGGCGTCGACACCAGCTTCGAACTCACCCTGTGCTCTTGA
- the coaE gene encoding dephospho-CoA kinase (Dephospho-CoA kinase (CoaE) performs the final step in coenzyme A biosynthesis.), with protein sequence MVDVLIPFRIGLTGGIGSGKSTVARLLVERGAALIDTDAIARALALPGGAAIEAIRLEFGASVIDPEGGLDRARMRELVFADANAKSRLEAILHPMIGLECNRQALEAAGKTTVFDVPLLVESSHWRTRVDRVLVIDCSNETQVARVMSRSGWSREAVLAVIGQQASRERRRACADAVIHNDGLTLDELAQQVDMLLARWAPVEQSRRSSGARPT encoded by the coding sequence GTGGTCGATGTCCTGATCCCGTTTCGCATCGGGCTCACCGGCGGCATCGGCAGCGGCAAGAGCACGGTTGCTCGCCTCTTGGTCGAGCGCGGCGCGGCACTGATCGACACAGACGCCATCGCGCGTGCGCTGGCATTGCCCGGTGGCGCAGCCATCGAGGCGATCCGCTTGGAGTTCGGCGCCAGCGTCATCGATCCTGAAGGCGGCCTCGACCGCGCCCGCATGCGCGAGTTGGTCTTCGCCGACGCCAACGCAAAGAGCCGCCTCGAAGCCATCCTTCACCCGATGATCGGCCTGGAGTGCAACCGGCAGGCCCTGGAAGCTGCCGGCAAGACCACCGTCTTCGACGTTCCGCTCCTGGTCGAGTCTTCGCACTGGCGCACGCGGGTCGACCGCGTCCTGGTGATCGATTGCTCGAACGAGACGCAAGTCGCCCGGGTGATGAGCCGCTCGGGCTGGTCGCGCGAGGCGGTACTCGCCGTCATCGGCCAGCAGGCCAGCCGCGAGCGCCGCCGAGCCTGCGCCGACGCCGTCATCCACAACGACGGCCTCACGCTCGACGAGCTTGCACAGCAAGTGGACATGCTGCTGGCCCGGTGGGCCCCTGTGGAACAATCCCGCCGGTCGAGCGGAGCGCGTCCAACTTGA